In the genome of Bradyrhizobium sp. CB3481, the window GCCGCAGCCGAACTTCGTACCGGTCATCTGCAATTGCTCGCGGATGACCCAGAGCAGCGGCGTATCGCCAGCCGCCTCGACGGACATATTCCGTCCGTTGATATTCAGATTTGGCATCGCGTTTCCCCTTCCGGTATTGGAAGCCGCTTACGGCGGCATTCTCACTTTTGGTATTGGCCGGCACCCACCGGGTCGATGCCGGTCGCCGCGAGAATGATACCGAACTTTCCCGGAGGCAATCCAATTTGGAATCGTTCGAAGAGAATAAAATCGAGGAGCGCCGCTTGTGCGCTGCGGCACGGCTTCGTCGAAGGCTTGTCATCGAGCGCGCGAGCCACGCGGCCCGTGCCTTCCGTTTACGCATTCCTCTCCCCTGATGGATCGCGCTAGGATGCGGGCGGCGATAACGGCAAGTTTCGCGCGTCTGATTTGGGAAAACCATAATGCCGACAATCGATCGCGACGGGATCAAGATCTATTACGAGGTTCACGGCGCCGGCCCACCGCTGCTATTGACCCACGGCTATTCGTCGACCAGTGGGATGTGGCAGGGCCAGATCGAGGCCCTGTCGAAGCACTACAAGCTCGTGCTGTGGGACATGCGCGGCCACGGTCAGTCCGGTTACCCCGAGGATACCGCCGCCTATAGCGAAGCGCTGACGGTGGCCGATATGGCGGCGCTGCTCGATGCGGTCGGCGCCGAGACGGCGATCGTCGGTGGGCTCTCGCTTGGCGGCTACATGTCACTGGCGTTCTATCGCGTCCATCCGGAGCGCGTGCGCGCGCTCCTGATTATCGACACCGGCCCCGGCTTCAAGAAGGAGGACGCCCGCGAGGTCTGGAACAAGCGCGCGCATGATACAGCCGACCGCTTCGAGCGCGAGGGGCTGGACGTCTTGAAGTCGGGCAGCCGAGAGCGCTCGACCGTCACCCATCGCAATGCATCGGGGCTGGCGCGCGCCGCGCGCGGCATGCTGACCCAGCGCGATGCCCGCGTGATTGAATCCCTGCCCGACATCAAAGTGCCGTCGCTGATCGTGGTCGGCGCCGACGACACCCCGTTCCTCGCCGCCTCCGACTACATGGCGACCAAGATTCCCGGCGCGCAGAAGGTGGTGATCCCCTCCGCCGGCCATGCCGTCAATATCGACCAGCCGCAGGCCTTCATCGACGCCGTATTGCCGTTCCTGGCCGGCCTCGACACCAAGACAACGCAGAAAGCCGCGTCATGAGAACAGCCGCCATCGCTCTCATCGTGGTCGCAGGCGCTTGCACGCAAGCTGCCGCGCAAAAACTGCCGCCGATCGGCGGCCCCTATCCGCCGCCGTTCACCGAGACGCTCTCGAACAACACGCCATTGGCGTTCGGCATGGGCGCGGAGGAGGCAGCGCGAGCGCTCGGCGTGCCACTGAATTATGTCAGGGGACGCCCGGGCGACGAAATCTTCCTCGCCTTCCGCAACGTCGGCGGCAGCGGGCTGTTCTACAAGAAGGACCGGCTCTATCTGCAATTCCGCAAGGGGCGGCTGGCGGGCTGGAAAGGCGACTGGGGTGAAAACTGGATGTGGCAATAGCCCACCTCCGGAACCATTCCTTCGCAAAGCTACTTCGTGCAACTCAAACGCAAATGGATGATCCGTGGGACAAGATATCAAACTGACGGCTTCGGACGGTTTTAATTTCGGTGGCTATCGCGCCGATCCCGCTGATACGCCGAAGGGCGCCATTGTGGTGATCCAGGAGATCTTTGGCGTCAATCACCACATCCGCTCGGTGTGCGATAGGCTCGCCGGCGAAGGCTATGTGGCGATTGCGCCGTCGATCTTCGACCGCACCCAGCCGAACTTCCAATGCGGCTACTCGCCTGATGAGATCGCCAATGCGCGCAAGTTCATCGCCAATCCCGATTGGCCCGCGATGTTGCGCGATACCCAGGCTGCGATCGATGCCGTGAAGGGCGTCGGCCCGGTCGGCATCATCGGCTTCTGCCTTGGCGGCAGCATCGCCTATGCGGCGGCAACGAAGCTGTCGGGGCTATCGGCCGCCGTCGGCTATTACGGCGGCGCCGTCGTGCGCTTTGCCGACGACAAGCCGCAGGTGCCGACGCAACTGCATTTCGGTGAGAAGGATGCGGGGATTCCACTGACGGATGTCGAGACCATCAGGGACAAGCGGCCGGAAGTCGAGGTCCACATCTATCCCGGCGCGCAGCACGGTTTTCACTGCGACGAGCGCGCCAGCTACGACAAGGCCAGCGCCGATATCGCCTGGCCGCGCAGCCTGGCGTTTTTTGCGAAGCATTTGAGAAAGTAGAGGCGTCGATCTCTTTAACGTCGTTCCGGGGCGCGTCGAAGACGCGAACCCGGAACCTCGAGATTCCGGGTTCGATGCCGTCGCATCGCCCCGGAATGACAGAGTGCAACTAACGCCTCACTCGCCCCTGACGCCGGTGGCCTTCACGACGTCAGCCCATTTCTGGGAATCGCGGCGCAGGGCCTGCTCGAACGCTTCCGCCGAGCCACCGACCGGCACCAGGCTGAGCGCCTCTATTCCGGCGATGCCCTCGGGGGACGCGATGATACGGGCGAGTTCGTCCGAAAGCTTCGTCACGATCTCCTTGGGGGTGCCCGCAGGCACGAAAAAGCCGAGCCAGCCTTCGACCTCAAAACCGGGATAACCGAGCTCGCCCATCGTCGGCACGTCGGGCAGTGCTTTCCTGCGCTTCTCGCCGCCAACCGCCAGCGCCCGGAGCTTGCCGGCCTTGATTTGCGCGCTCGCCGTGGTCAGGTCCTGGAACGCCGAAGTCACCGTGTTGGCGAGCAGGTCGTTGGTCAGCGGAGCCGAGCCACGATAGGGCACGTGGGTCATGTCGATATCGGCAACCTTCTTGAGAAGCTCGCCATAGAGATGCGACGTCGTCGCATTACCGAAGGTGCCGTAAGGCTTGCCCGGGTTCGCCTTGGCGTAGTCGATCAGCTCCTTCACGGATTTCATCGGCTGCTGCTCGGGGACGACCAGAACGATGGTCGACAATGCAGCCTGGGTAACCGGCGTGAGATCCTTGAAGACATCGTAGGGCAACTTGCCGACGAGGCTCGGCGCCTGGATGATCTGCGTGATCGCGAGCAGCACGGTGTAGCCGTCGGGCTGCGCCTTCGCCACGTAGTCGTTGCCGACCACACCGCCGCCGCCCGACTTGTTTTCGACGACGACCGTCGTCTTCCACGCCTCCTGCAGCTTGTTGGCAAGCAACCGCGCCAGCACGTCGGTGGCGCCACCTGCGGGATAGGGCACGACGAAAGTGATACGCCGGCTCGGATAGGCGTCCGCCGCCGATGCCGGATGCGACGCGCCGCACAACGCCGTCACGGCAATGGAAGCAAGCAACGCCACTGCGGTCGCCGCGCGCGCCACGCTGACCGGCCAATGATAGTTCATGGTCACACTCCGGATTGCAGGCACTCTGCCGACAAACCGGCGCGCCTCGATTTCACGAGGCGGTTTCTACATCGCTGCAGCGCAAGATGGAATATGCTTTCGAATGTATTCGGCGCATAGCGCCAATTCATCGCACGCGGCCATCCGGACGCGTGAAACGCTGTCATTTCACTACTGCTGGTTAGATCCGCTCACGGAACATCAAGCAGCAATGGGCCGCGGTTCCGATGCAAAACAGATGATGAATTTTCCTGGTCAAATGCGCGGCATTTGCCTGACGCAATTGCTCAGGAAAACGGCCGGGCGTAACGACGACACTTTGGTGACGACGCACCTAGAACCAACGCTCGCCGACGAGCACCGTGTCGCCAGGGCTGATCGGGCTGGCGGGCGACACGACGAAGCGTGACGTTCCCGAGCCGTCGGTGTGGGTGACTGTGACGCTATCGCGGCGGGCGCGTGGCGAGAAGCCACCAGCGATCGCCACCGCGCTCTCGGCCGTCATGTTCGGCACGTAGGGATATTGTCCGGGCGCGGCGACCTCGCCGAGAATGAAGAACGGCCGATACGCTTCGATCTCCACCGCGACCGACGGCTCCCTGATGAAGCCGGCGCGCAGCTTCGCCGAAATCTCCGCCGCCAGTCCGGCCGTGGTGCGGCCACGCGCCATGACCGATCCGATCAGCGGCATGGTGATCGAACCGCCGGCGCTGACCGCATAGGTATTGGTGAGACCTTCCTGGCCGTAGACGACGACACGCAGCTTGTCGCCGGCATCGAGATGATAGGTCGCGTCATGTCGCACAGGCGCGGGTTCGACATAGGCGGCCGGTGCAGCAACGACGACGGGGATTGGTGCCGGGCGCGGCGCCGCGAAGGCGGCACGAAGCGCGCCGACCGCACCACCGCCGGACCCGGCAGCGACTGCCTGCGGCGGCGGGCTGCCAGGCTGGCCATAGGCCATTGAATCGAGATCGCCTTGCGGCGCGACCGCCACCGGGCCGGTCGTGCGCATGCAGCCGGACAAAGCGAGTGCCGTGATGATTGCAATGATCGCTATTCGAAACGCGCGCACAACCCGCACCCCAGGCCATCCTCAAAACGAGGTAGCTCTAGTCTTGCACCGGGTATGGTTAACAAAGCGTTTTTTGCGATCGGGAGGGCAGAGCAAGGCAGACGCCCTCGCCCCACACTTTGTGGGACGAGGACACGATTGAGACAAGTCAATCAGGCGGTCACGCCGACGCCGATCGGGCACGACACGCCGGTGCCGCCCAGACCGCAATAGCCCGCCGGATTCTTGGCGAGATATTGCTGATGGTAGTCCTCGGCGAAATAGAATTCGCCTGACGGCGCGATCTCGGTGGTGATGGCGCCGAGCCCCTTGGCGGCGAGCGCCTTCTGATACATCGCCTTCGACTCCTCAGCAGCTTTGCGCTGCTCCTCGCCAAAGGTGTAGATCGCCGAGCGATACTGGGTGCCGACATCGTTGCCCTGGCGCATGCCCTGCGTCGGGTTGTGATTTTCCCAGAACGTCTTCAGGAGCTGGCCGTAGGAGATCTTCTTCGGATCGAACACGACCAGCACCACTTCGGTGTGACCGGTGCGGCCCGAACAAACCTCTTCATAGGTCGGATTGGGCGTATGCCCGCCGGCATAGCCGACGGCGGTCGCATGGATGCCGTCGCCGAGCTCCCAGAACTTGCGCTCCGCGCCCCAGAAGCAGCCGAGGCCGAACACCGCCTGCTCAAGCCCTGCCGGATAGGGCGGCTGCAGCTTGCGGCCGTTCACGAAATGCGTGGTGGCGGTCGGGATTGGCGTGGCGCGGCCCGGCAGCGCTTCGGCTGCGCTTGGCAACGCGGTGGATTTGCGCATGAACAACATGGAGTACCTCCAGGCGGGATAGCGGCGACGCGACAACGGCGCCGGCCGGCTCGACTTCTATATATGTCTTTACGCGCGATGCCGCAGCCCTGTTACGGCGACGCCCAATTGTCGGGGATGCCGATCAGTCTCGCGAATAGCCGATCAGCGGCTTGCGGGGACGGAACAGGATCATCAGGAGAAGGCCGACCACGCCCAGCACGGCAAAGACCGGCTGGTCCAGCAGCACCCTGATGACGTTGTTCCAGAACCAGGGGGCGATGCCGGTCACCCAGATCTTGAAGGCCTCCTGGCTGGACTGATGGACGTCGTTCCAGAACTGGCCGAACCGGGTGAACCGCAGGGTCTGGTCGGCGACGAAACGGGCTCCGTCGTAGACCATAAAGATGAATCCGCCGGCCAGAAGCAGGAGGCCAATAAGCCGGAAAAAACCGCGGATCATGCGTCACCCTATATATCTGTCGCCCCAGCGGCCGTCAGGCCATACCGGGAGCCCCCCGGAAATTCAACCTCATCAGCACCTTACGTGCCATTCCGGCCCCCTTCCCGGCCGGCCGGGGAGGGCGGAAGGCGTTGACGGTGCAGAACCGGCCCTCTATAAGACCCCCAATGGCGGCGGGCGCAATCCCGCCGCCGCTGTTCTTTGAGCAGCGCCGCTCGCGGGAGCATTTTGGCTTCCGTCCATGGCATCCTCAAGAACGGCTTACGTCAGAACACCCTGGAAAACACAACAAGCGTCGATCACGCAATTTGAACGGCCGGCGCGCTCAAGGGCCGACCACCCGAGCGACGACAGCCGAAGGATAGTTGAGATATGGCCAATACCTCTTCCGCCAAAAAGGCGACCCGCAAGATTGCCCGCCGTACCATCGTCAACAAATCGCGCCGCACCCAGATGCGTGGCGCGGTTCGCACCGTCGAGGAAGCGATCAAGAGCGGCGACCGCAATGCGGCGCTCGAAGCGATGAAGCGCGCGGAACCGGAACTGATGCAGGCCGCGCAGCGCAACATCATTCACAAGAACAATGCGAGCCGGAAGGTGTCGCGCCTCACGCACGCGATCGCCAAGCTCGCCAAGTGAGCTGAGACGAAGTGAGCTGAGAGAAAGAGACCTTCGTCAAAGCCCGGCTCGCCGGGCTTTTTCTTTTTGGGCCCATTCTTTCTTTTT includes:
- a CDS encoding alpha/beta fold hydrolase; the protein is MPTIDRDGIKIYYEVHGAGPPLLLTHGYSSTSGMWQGQIEALSKHYKLVLWDMRGHGQSGYPEDTAAYSEALTVADMAALLDAVGAETAIVGGLSLGGYMSLAFYRVHPERVRALLIIDTGPGFKKEDAREVWNKRAHDTADRFEREGLDVLKSGSRERSTVTHRNASGLARAARGMLTQRDARVIESLPDIKVPSLIVVGADDTPFLAASDYMATKIPGAQKVVIPSAGHAVNIDQPQAFIDAVLPFLAGLDTKTTQKAAS
- a CDS encoding dienelactone hydrolase family protein: MGQDIKLTASDGFNFGGYRADPADTPKGAIVVIQEIFGVNHHIRSVCDRLAGEGYVAIAPSIFDRTQPNFQCGYSPDEIANARKFIANPDWPAMLRDTQAAIDAVKGVGPVGIIGFCLGGSIAYAAATKLSGLSAAVGYYGGAVVRFADDKPQVPTQLHFGEKDAGIPLTDVETIRDKRPEVEVHIYPGAQHGFHCDERASYDKASADIAWPRSLAFFAKHLRK
- a CDS encoding tripartite tricarboxylate transporter substrate binding protein — protein: MNYHWPVSVARAATAVALLASIAVTALCGASHPASAADAYPSRRITFVVPYPAGGATDVLARLLANKLQEAWKTTVVVENKSGGGGVVGNDYVAKAQPDGYTVLLAITQIIQAPSLVGKLPYDVFKDLTPVTQAALSTIVLVVPEQQPMKSVKELIDYAKANPGKPYGTFGNATTSHLYGELLKKVADIDMTHVPYRGSAPLTNDLLANTVTSAFQDLTTASAQIKAGKLRALAVGGEKRRKALPDVPTMGELGYPGFEVEGWLGFFVPAGTPKEIVTKLSDELARIIASPEGIAGIEALSLVPVGGSAEAFEQALRRDSQKWADVVKATGVRGE
- a CDS encoding polysaccharide biosynthesis/export family protein; translated protein: MRAFRIAIIAIITALALSGCMRTTGPVAVAPQGDLDSMAYGQPGSPPPQAVAAGSGGGAVGALRAAFAAPRPAPIPVVVAAPAAYVEPAPVRHDATYHLDAGDKLRVVVYGQEGLTNTYAVSAGGSITMPLIGSVMARGRTTAGLAAEISAKLRAGFIREPSVAVEIEAYRPFFILGEVAAPGQYPYVPNMTAESAVAIAGGFSPRARRDSVTVTHTDGSGTSRFVVSPASPISPGDTVLVGERWF
- the msrA gene encoding peptide-methionine (S)-S-oxide reductase MsrA, whose product is MLFMRKSTALPSAAEALPGRATPIPTATTHFVNGRKLQPPYPAGLEQAVFGLGCFWGAERKFWELGDGIHATAVGYAGGHTPNPTYEEVCSGRTGHTEVVLVVFDPKKISYGQLLKTFWENHNPTQGMRQGNDVGTQYRSAIYTFGEEQRKAAEESKAMYQKALAAKGLGAITTEIAPSGEFYFAEDYHQQYLAKNPAGYCGLGGTGVSCPIGVGVTA
- the rpsT gene encoding 30S ribosomal protein S20 gives rise to the protein MANTSSAKKATRKIARRTIVNKSRRTQMRGAVRTVEEAIKSGDRNAALEAMKRAEPELMQAAQRNIIHKNNASRKVSRLTHAIAKLAK